A segment of the bacterium genome:
GGGCGCGATGAAACGCCACGAGAGCTCGCTCCGATTGATCCTGGATTTGAAACTGCGCGGCTTGCTGCAGCAATTCATCAGCGCGAAGAGCCTTCAATTGATCCACCGACTGGCCGGGCTTTTTCAGAAAATTCGCCAGCACTTCGTACGACCGTATTTCCCCAAAATCTGTTGTATAGCTATCGATCATTCTTAAGGCTTCTTCTGAGGACTGAAGTCTTCCGCTCGGTTCCTTCTCTATCATCTTTTCCACGAGGTCTTCCATGGGCGGAGGAAGCGTGGGATCCAACTCGAACAAAAGCTTGGCGTTGCACGCAATGATTTGCATCACCGTCCATTCAGATTTTTCTTCCAGAAATGGATGCCGGCCCGTCAACATTTTGTAAGCAATTACCCCGGCCGAGAAAATATCGCAGCGATAATCCGCTTCTTTGCCCAGCAAATGCTCCGGAGCAAGGTACATTTGCTGTTTTGCCTTCAACTTTGTGTGAATCTTGTTCAGGAACGTGTGTTTTAAATCCAGAAACTGGAAATCGTGAAGTTTTACGATGCCATTCGACGAAAGCAGCACACGGGACGGACTGAGCATCCCGTGAAAGATACCAATGCTATGGGCGTACTGCAGGCCGCGCAGAATTTCCTGAAGAATAAAAGAGGCGATTTCGGGAGGCACGTGGGAAACCTTTTCCAGAAGATCGTCAAGCGTTCCCCAATCCATGTGCTCCTGAATTTGATACATGTACCTGCCCTCAACGCCATAATCCAGAGTTGCAATGATGTTGCGATGCCGCATCTGATACGCATTGCGCAGACGTTGAAGGATCGCTTCCCGAATTTCTTCGTTGGTTATGTTGGACTGGTCATAAAGACGGATTTTAACGTAGTAGTTGTCGTGGACGTGGCGCGCAAGAAAAAGTTCGGAAAGAGTGTTCCGTTCCAGACTTCTGATGATGTGAAAATTCTTTATCTGCATCCGCGTTCAGTCCATTCAGCGCTCTGGTATTTCTCTTCCATCGAGCGAGAGAGGTCTCGTTCACTTTTTTCCAGTTCTGTTGGTTCAGCTGTCACCTGGAATTGCTCTTCAAAGGCCTTCTTAAAGTGATCGCTGACCTCAGCCAGTGAAAGCGCGCGGCCTAGCATAGGATTTAGCGGTGCTACCTTTTTTTCGATCTGCAAGTCGGGATTCAGGATGCAGCCGTTCTGGAACGCGACATCAAAATCGAGCAATATCGAACCGTGTTGAACGAACCTGTCCCGTGATCTTTTCTGAGCGCTTCCAATGATTTTGCGCACATCTTTTGCAATCTCGTACCGCGAAACCGCAACGAAACACTGCGGCAGGCGGGATTCATTCTGAGATTCCTGACTGGAAACGTCTTTCGAAAACTGGGCCTGCGGAACGCCCAGCGATGCAAGTCCCCGATTCAGCGCCTCTGCTATCAACCGGTACGTCTCCTTCAATGACTTGTCTGCGAATTGATTTTTAAGTGGCCCAGCCAACGCATAAGTAACTTCAAATTGATGTAGTACGGCACGTCCGCCAGTAATCCGTCGTACTACATCTATATTATTATGCATAACGAAGGGCTCACTTACAACCCTCTTGTAATCCTGAAAGAAACCCAGGCTCAAAGTGGGTTTCTGCCAGGTATAAAACCGGAGCACCGGGACGGAATCCGGAGTTGCCAGCAGATATAGGGCTTCATCAATTGCCATTTGCTGGTAGCCAGACAGGTCGGGGTGTACGAGCAGTCTCCACCTATCCATAGTTTTATTTTTAAACGCAGAGACGCAGAGTCGCAGAGGAAAAAAATCTCTTTATCTCTGCGTCTCTGCGTCTCCGCGTCTCTGCGTTAAAACCTTAGTTGTTGTCGATTTGGGCTTTTTGCAGTTTACCGCTGAAGTCGACGTAAATCGTTTTCCATTCGGTAAACAGATCTATGACGGTGGGTCCCCCTTCCCTGTGGCCGTTCCCGGTTTGTTTCGTCCCGCCGAATGGTAAGTGAACTTCCGCTCCGATCGTGGAAGAATTGATGTAAGTAATTCCCGTGTAGAGGTCGCGCATAGCGCGAAACGCATGGTTCACGTTCCCTGTATAGATTGCGCTCGATAGTCCGTAAGGTGTGTCGTTTGCAATCTCCAGAGCTTGGTCCAGACTGCCGATCCGGAGCACAGCCACTACCGGACCAAAAATCTCTTCGCGCGCGATGCGCATATGGGGATCCACTTCTGCGAAAATCGTGGGCGCATAGAAAAATCCTTGATCATAGATCCCACCTTCCAGACGCGCCCCACCGCACATCAACCGCGCACCTTCCTGTTTTCCTATCTGAACGTATTTCTCCACTTTAAAAAGCTGAGCTTCATTGATTGAGGGACCCATTTCCGTCTGTGGGTTTAAGCCATTTCCAACTTTAAGACTTTTTGCCCTGCTGACAAATTTTTCCAGAAACTCATCGTAGACTCTTTCGTGCAACAGGACGCGACTCGCCGCGGTGCAGCGCTGACCGGTCGTGCCGAACCCTCCCCATACAGCCCCATCCACTGCCAGATCCACATCTGCGTCCTCCATCACGATGATTCCGTTTTTACCACCCATTTCCAGAGACACTCTTTTGAAAGTGGAAGCCGCATTTTGATTGATGATCTTGCCGACTTCGGTGCTTCCGGTAAAGGAAATGATCGATACATCGGAGTGAGTAACCAGATCGGAACCGA
Coding sequences within it:
- a CDS encoding lipoate--protein ligase family protein — translated: MDRWRLLVHPDLSGYQQMAIDEALYLLATPDSVPVLRFYTWQKPTLSLGFFQDYKRVVSEPFVMHNNIDVVRRITGGRAVLHQFEVTYALAGPLKNQFADKSLKETYRLIAEALNRGLASLGVPQAQFSKDVSSQESQNESRLPQCFVAVSRYEIAKDVRKIIGSAQKRSRDRFVQHGSILLDFDVAFQNGCILNPDLQIEKKVAPLNPMLGRALSLAEVSDHFKKAFEEQFQVTAEPTELEKSERDLSRSMEEKYQSAEWTERGCR
- a CDS encoding aldehyde dehydrogenase family protein, with amino-acid sequence MVRPPQYKNLINGEWVDSSSGKTSLNTNPADKEIIGEFPDSNAEDVAAAVAAAKNAYQSWRLVPAPKRAEILFRAGELLREQKDQLAKDMTREMGKVLKESGGDVQEAIDMTYFIAAEGRRLHGHTTPSELPDKFMMSVRIPLGVASIITPWNFPMAIPSWKIIPALVTGNTVVFKPAEDTPLSAHHFVRILKEAGVPAGVVNLVCGSGEAIGSDLVTHSDVSIISFTGSTEVGKIINQNAASTFKRVSLEMGGKNGIIVMEDADVDLAVDGAVWGGFGTTGQRCTAASRVLLHERVYDEFLEKFVSRAKSLKVGNGLNPQTEMGPSINEAQLFKVEKYVQIGKQEGARLMCGGARLEGGIYDQGFFYAPTIFAEVDPHMRIAREEIFGPVVAVLRIGSLDQALEIANDTPYGLSSAIYTGNVNHAFRAMRDLYTGITYINSSTIGAEVHLPFGGTKQTGNGHREGGPTVIDLFTEWKTIYVDFSGKLQKAQIDNN